One part of the Trueperaceae bacterium genome encodes these proteins:
- a CDS encoding HAD family phosphatase encodes MIGAIAFDWGGIFTEGTFDSDAVRNLARLCAVPEESVAKTYFPLMAHFEAGEFDMAEFVTRFRKESGLYFDEERFRETFLSSGRERTQMYDLLAGIPDAYRVGMLSNNVPLLCDRVRSDPRMARVETFLFSNELGVRKPDPAAYRKLQEALELPPSQIVFIDDSEVNVSACRRLGFAGIHFRSFDGLLGELNRLAPDICPKVDG; translated from the coding sequence GTGATCGGGGCAATCGCCTTCGACTGGGGCGGCATCTTCACCGAGGGAACGTTCGATTCCGATGCCGTCCGCAACCTCGCCCGACTCTGCGCGGTACCCGAGGAGAGCGTGGCCAAGACCTACTTCCCGCTCATGGCCCACTTCGAGGCCGGGGAGTTCGACATGGCCGAGTTCGTGACCCGATTCCGAAAGGAGTCGGGTCTCTACTTCGACGAGGAGCGGTTCCGGGAGACGTTCCTGAGCTCGGGCCGCGAGCGGACCCAGATGTACGACCTCCTGGCAGGCATACCGGATGCCTACAGGGTGGGCATGCTCTCGAACAACGTGCCCCTGCTGTGCGACAGGGTGAGGAGCGACCCGCGGATGGCTCGGGTCGAGACGTTCCTCTTCTCGAACGAGCTGGGGGTACGGAAACCCGACCCGGCAGCCTACCGGAAGTTGCAGGAGGCACTGGAGCTGCCCCCCTCGCAGATCGTGTTCATCGACGACAGCGAGGTGAACGTCTCGGCCTGCCGCCGCCTCGGCTTCGCCGGCATCCACTTCCGCTCCTTCGATGGGCTCCTGGGCGAGCTGAACCGGCTGGCTCCTGACATCTG